Genomic DNA from Lactuca sativa cultivar Salinas chromosome 8, Lsat_Salinas_v11, whole genome shotgun sequence:
TAAGAGAATCCCGAACCCAAAAACATCGGTTTTTTCCGACGATTGGCCGGTTGAGAGGTACTCCGGAGCTATATGGCCTACTGTTCCTCGAACGGCGGTTGTAACGTGGGAATCATGGTGGTCTAAAAGCTTTGCTAGACCAAAATCACCCACCACTGCTTCACAGTAATCATCCAACAATATATTTGCAGCCTTCACATCTCTATGGATTATCTTCGGATCACATTGCTCGTGTAAATATAGTAAACCTCTTGCTGCCCCCAATGCTATTCTCTTTCTTGTTCCCCAATCTAGAGCCGGTTTGACTGTAACAAGAGACAATTGTGATTATTCTCGGTCTAAAGGTCTAAAAAGACTATGTCCGGAGACAGAGTCCGGACCGGTTATCAATTAGTGTTTAAATCGGTCCATACTGTTTAAACTGTTAAAGTTTAAACAAAAGTATTGTATTGTTTGTTAACAGGTTAAActgttaataaataaatattttttaactaaaatgaaaaaaaatgcaCCTTTGAGACGAGAAGCGACACTCCCGTTAGACATGTAGGGATAAACAAGGAGGCGTTCGGATGATGTCATGCAAAAACCGTAGAGTCTAAGTAGGTTTCGATGAACGGCTAGGCTAATCATCTCGACTTCGGTTTGGAACTGGATCTCACCACCAACTGTGTTCCCATCTCTAAGCCGCTTAACGGCGACAACGGTTCCATCTGAGAGAACACCTTTGTATACAATTCCAAAACCGCCCTTTCCTAGTATGTTCTTGCTCGTGAAGTTTTTCGTGGCAACTTGAAGTTCTCGAAACTGAAATCTCCTTAAGTTCCCCAAACATATTTCATCTCGATATTGTTCTGAAAacaaaaataaagtttatcatgCGTTTGTCATTAATCGTTGTTACTGCTAAAAATTATTCATCCATAAACTCATGCACATTACGTGAGATGTAAATCAGGTGCAATCAGGTACACAGTGACCATGACTAGTTAGTTGGATGACATAAGTACAATGTACACAAGGCGCTCAATCCACCTTAGAACTTAAACTCCCACACTATGAGTGAGATGTAAATCAGGTAGATAGTGATCATTTAGTTGGATGACAAAGCGTACAATGTACATAAGGAGCTCAATCCACATTGGAACTTAAACTCCCACACGACTGTTGAGACTCGAATTGTTGACATTTTCTACAATTAAActattctaacacataattagAAGTTTTTATTAATGCTAACCGTTGATATCAAAGAAAACTTGTTGGTTGTGTCGTCTCCTCCACCAAAAAACAAATCCAAACCCGAAAAACAGCAAGCAAAAGCACCCAAGGCTTGTCCCGAACGCTAAAGCCATCTTGTGAGATTTTGGCATAACGGATGGGTTCAACTCTACTTGttaaaaaaaatgtgaaaaatatgaTGTCAGATAATTTCTTCATATATACTACAATGTTTATTATATGGTACATAAgtacaaacaattttttttatgaaagggATGAAGTCTTACTTTGTTGAGCGTTGAAGGAGAGTGACGTTGACATGGGTGATGTTCCATTGCAATCTTGCGCTGTCCCCGTCGCACATATAATTGGATTTCCCATAACACTGTTTATATTAAGGATTAGTTATAATGTTGAAACGTAAAAGGTTGACCTTTGAGgtcaaatatatgattttcatgtTTGTTAACTAATGTCCTCATCAAGTTTGGTATGAATACAAtacaaatttaatatgaaaacttTGAATCCGAAAGTTAAAATAGACATGTAACTTACTTGAATGTTTTAGCTTGAAACTTTGGCACAGGACCACTTACATTATTAAAGGATAAGTCCCTGTAAAAGAAAGGGCATTTAAGTAAATTCAAACCAAAAGAAAAAGATAGTCCAGTCAAAAGATTAAAGTGTAAAGTTGTTTTTATTAAAGTGATTACAAGAATGTGAGCTGTGTCAAGTTAGCCAAAGCCTGTGGAATTTGTCCTGTGAGACTATTGTTATTTAGCCGCCTGTTACAATTCAAACCCCAAAAgttcaataaaataaaatcattaCATTTGATTATCATAAAAGTGAAGGGTAAATAGGTAATTTCACTACTTACAAATACTGGAGGGTCTTGATATCAGCTAAAGAAGATGGGATTTCACCATTGAACATGTTATTAGAAAGATCAAGTGTTTGAAGCTTAGGCAACATCCCAAGCTCATATGGAATTGGCCCTACGATTCTATTATTTTGTAGCAACCTGCATTAAGCACTAGTACCATAAGCAACACATATTGTACATCACGTTTTTACATgttgtgttattttttttattacttaatgGACTTAAAAATGAAGAGAACTTAATTCTCTTTTCTTTTTGTCCCAATAAGTGTATGAATTACTTAAATCAATTGCCTTAATATATGAATTAAGCTATGTATGGATATCACTTTTTAACATAATACACAGAAAAAAGAGCTTAATACTTACACTGTTTGGAGATTTGTTAAGTTACCGATGCTTGGAGAAAGGAAACCAGAAAGATTTTGGCTTGGACTTCCCCTACAATTTTATTCAACAAAAATCGAGATTATGTTAACTTAAGATTCACTAATCCATCAATGGAGAAACACCCAGAAAGATGAAGATCAAGATGCTTACAACCCAATGACGAGTTTATCTGAAGAACAAGTGATCATCGTCCAGCTGCATGGATCAACAGCATCTGCATCCCAGTTTAAGACACTATGCGGATCCTTCAAACCATTCttgatgttcatcaaagcttGCACTGCAAATTCATCAAACGATTGATCAGTTTTTATCATATATATGTGATAAAGATTATGGAAAACTTGCATGATACTGATTTCGATCATCAAGAAAGCTTCAGATTTAGGGTTCATGAATGGTATATAATTAACAGTTTCAAGTACCTTCGAAGTTGACACCTTTGGGAGAAAGCAAAGCAGTTGCAGAAGAAGCCCATGAAGTGAAAAACAAAGCCAGCAGACATAAGAAAAGAGGTTCAAGGTCCATTGAATCGAATGAAAATGGTGGAAATCAGAAGGTTTTTTTGAATGAAATGGAAGAAAAAGTGTCAAATTTGAAACAAGAAGAGACCAAAATGATGATGATGCAAGTCACTTCTCATTTGCTTTCCATATTAAATTGGAATTGCGATGGAAGCTTTGTGTCAGCACCCACGAGAAAGAAACACACAGTATAGTGATATGGAATAGGAGGGAAAATGAGAGTGAGAATTGAAGTGAGAGAAATTAGAAGACAGAGAAAGAAAGAACATGCATCCCAGTTGTTTCAGTAAAGAATATATACTAAAGTAGTGTATTTATTTATCTCTACGAGTCAATCAAGGAATcttaaaaattcataaataatatttttataattctTATGTTGacataataattttatatatattttttgttaggTATGAGGCATTTCCGAAGCACAAACTTGTTTATTATagaatacatatataatatttattcaaatctagtaatttaatttattatatacTAGATAACACGTTTACATCAGGAAAAACACAAAATGAACATCAAATGAGCATTATGCAATCCATCATTTCTCTCCTatcatttgtttttttgtttggaTAAATTACGTCATGTGTCAAAATATACGTTTAGTTTCTATTTCCAAAATTAACTTGGACCATTTCTTATATCGTAAAAAAGTGCACGTTTCATTCattgttagtttaaatttgcattATTCATCAATTCTAGACTTGAACTAAAATGttattttcaatttcttttcatttatttttaatatttctatCTATTTTTAATTATTAGAAATACTTTAGTTAAAGTTAAGAGTCCAACGATCACTTTTAAATGATCTTTCTCTTTTGTTAAAGAACACttaaccaccaccatcatcagaAATCTACACCACCACCGAAAACCTGCACAACCATCATCCGGAACATGCATAACCATGATTAGTGGGTTTATTTTTGTTTCAAGGGGGGGGGGTCGGTGGATTGGAGGCGACACAGGGAGGATTTTGTTCCAGTTCTGGAAAACCCGATCTCGTCGGTCTCCTCTTAATCTTCCACCCATCGATTTTGTTTCCCTCAACGTCTTTCTCTCTCTGATCAGTGGGTTTAGAGGAGAAAAATTAAGGATTTTTTTGCCGGAAACCAACCCAAACACCACCAACTCCACTAGATATGAAACTCCCATCTGAAACCCAGATTTGAAACGTCACCAGCTTTTTTCTCTCTTTGCTGCTATTGTTGTTCTACATCTTGCATTAAGGGTGAATTATTTCATGATGTCACCAGAAAGGAAGATGAGTTGGAGAGGAAGATGAACGGATGGGAAAGAGGGATAAAATATGGGAAAAGGAAGGAAGAGGTTGTGGATTTTGTGTGaatattttttccttttttttttaatttaacaaatcataaataaataaatttaaattaaaaatgaaattataatgacaaaataatcattttatgtcAGTTGGGGCTAATCATATAAGAAAAAACAAATTTAGACCGTCcgaattaatttttgaaaataagtaTTAAACGTACGTTTTGCCACCTATACGAGGGACGAATGATGTAATTTACACATGATATTTTAAccaattcacacacacacacacacacacacacatatatatatatatatatatatatatatatatatatatatatatatatatatatatatatatattccagttCCGGTGATGACTCAAAAAATAATGATGACTGCGATGACAGTTCTCCACTACCCATTTTGTCTAGGACACAAACGTCAAACCCAAATAGTTGGTCGTGGTGCGTTCGATGGCGACCCATGTCCGTGGTAATTGATATGGactcaagaatatatatatatatatatatatatatatatatatatatatatatatatatatatatatatatagagagagagagagagagagagagagagagagagaagagaaggatcatttgagaacctATAGTTTCCTGATAACCCGAGAACTAAATGTGGAACGTTAGATAAAAAATGGCTAAGATGCAAGGTGACGTTTTTGTAAATAAGTAGAAAACTAAAGAGCTGGGGGTATCATAAACTAATGAGTAAAGGGTATTATAGGAatcaaaaatataatttaaaagtatcCTAATCTATTATCTGGTAGAGTAATCTTGCAACACTTCTCTCTCAAAAACCCACGATCATTCTTCCTCCTCCCATTGACCTTGTTCTCCGATGCTTCCGTCTGTAACGTTCTTCTCTGGTGATGAACTACGTTGTTTCATCATCTCCATCTCCTCCGCCGATGATTCATTCATCGAGTCTTCCGATTTCCCCCAAAATCAACATCACTTCATCTAGCATCCAGATCTAGAACTAATCCATGTTCCAAATATGAGATTGTTTTCAGCGATCTGTTTCATTTTCCGGAATTTTTTGCCAATCGAATCTCAGTCTCTCATTTCCTCTACTAGAATACAGTGAAAAAAGTCCTTATTTTCACATCAAACAAACCCTCATTCTATATGTGATAAGTTTCTGATCAAAGATcactctctctccccccccctcCGATGATACATTCGTTGACTCCATTATCTCTCTTAATCAATCAATCAAAACAAGAGTTATTCATCTATCCAATTTTGGAATCGATTGTTGGAATCGATTTCCAGTTAATTAGCTAAAGTTTTCGCTGTACATTTGGATCCGAAGTCCATCATCATTGATTAATTCGGTTAATCAGAAGAGAACGAACATTGATTTCGAAAGACTACACAAAAGTATGTTACTCATTTCCTCTGATGCCTATGATTATGTAagtttcatttttcttttgattttaattagtttttttaGTTTAGGAAGTGTGACATTcccattttctcggccagaaaagaccgattttgtttatgctttataaaaatcagagtacatcttttaataaaaatgttgtagaatttgttcccagtaaaacatgataaatacgttatcaaagcatttccgaagaaaagtatttttattcattttaaaacatttgggatgtcatcgtcaatacaaaaacataagcataaacagaacttacattcattatcactagtgatttatatctccttaatctcttagtataatgtgacttcatatcaacacttgtgatataaataaactgagtgagtcgggttgggaaacctggtgagtacatagggttttcaacccacaataatataattattatgtttaattatcaaacaattaacctaattactcatccccattatcttctttaatcttaacgatctaccctaagaatcaactatttctcgttcattcattcctaaggattatcctaaggaataggtacgaagtccatcgttgtcaatgaaaCAGCTGTCAAGCACAGTTGCTAGCTCTATTACTTAGGCGCAGCTTCCATAATTGTGATATTCTATatgaggcgcagctgccagtattgtccttcgagcacagctgctagggttatctcgtttattgacagtatcgttttcgagagtccactcgcaatacatgtcaatgggtttttagagtacaccggtgaacacatcgttcacaacacctacaggttgcgagtctgctagtgttccactggactatctagaatagtctgtggttgtcatccatacacTGCTAGATAACGGGGCCAACATTTCaaaacaaggcttctcacatcatccacctctcacccttacctcaaggtctatatcacctctcaactcatcatccaactcatatttcatctacccatgttttacccaacatattttgtagatataaatacatatacagtttaaatcatataaaacttgtataaaatcgttcatgcagcatagatagcaagtatacagataatatgcacacataacacgtagtttatataaaatacttcatatctatgtttaagatgaaagggaccatgcactcacttgaaaaggtggtgattccgaactcagacaacgtttcacttcttaaaaataatttccttcgacgaaacctagtattattaccactagagtttagtctattattcatcgagactaattaatagtctagctattattactattatataagcgttaaacaatacttataaaactcataataatagcccaagtacttattataagtccctaataacgttactataattaaataaaagttatattaaaaacaacgtaggcatagctcacttacagcgggttttatagaaaactgggATTTGCTTGGagtagcgttcccgagccgaaaagctcttctcatcggagccgtcgagcactccggggcttccgcctcgtgctagggaggttccctgggcttttgggggggggggggtggggctagagagagagagagagtaaagagaagaaagaatgagaaaggtgtgaaaaaatgagggtgggagaggttctatttatagggtgaaaatggttgaacttggtgccacatgtcaccatctagtgtcaagatttggggagaaagcaatggccaagattgtgtcacATCACCTATTTTCGCACATCACACTTCCGAAttttaaaatccgtaactttcacatacgacctccgtttttgacgttctttatatccacgcataggtaaaaataagatctaaaactttcattttgactatgTTGGTTAATTCTttaccgatcttaaatttaacagtacggactctgttttcgtccgtttttttaccgttgagttcctattaatgagatcttcaattctcatttaggtcgcgtaggccaaaaactgctcgatctaaaattcgagtttcgggttgtgcactgctaagccaaatcttagaaaattcataacttcctcatacgaagtcagatttaggcattcttttttttgtatgctctcggtttaacgtatagtACAAaatttgtttagatcactaaggataaaaagtactatttacatctcccggtgtcgtgccggttttgccgtaaaacttcgacggaccataacttcttcgttataactcagattttggcgttctttatatgtacggaacccttgagacatattctacaacttggttaagattaatccttctaaataatcttccattaaaaactcatttttgacgctgattgtctctaaattggctagcacggatctgcaggcgttacaggAAGAAGGtttgatttatatttttttttattttagtaaACTGATAGTAATTATGAACTAAtaatttgtttttgatttttgatttctttTGTTTCTTATAACAAAACTAGGGATAATATTATGTAATGCTATTCTAATTTCAGATTTATTGTACTATTCTATGATATATGTTTAAGTTTATCGATTGGTTAATGAATTCAAGGTGTTTGTTAAAACGCATCAATGAAAAAGACTAAAAATGATCAATTATGGTTATCTATGTTGTAAACTAGATAATTTTACacaaatttcttttcttttctgttATAAACTACACCATATTTTATGTCTTATTAACTTTAGTAATTCTTATAGACAAGGagcttaatttgaaaaaaaaaatcattgactTGGATGCAATTTATAAGAGATAAAAGACACTGGTTGATGTTTCTCCACTATTTTACTATTTCCtccattaatttatattttatgctCAAATTTGCTTCTGGTTTGGATCATGATAGCTCAATTATGGATTCATATGGACATAATGACCCAGGATCGAAAAAACGGTAATTATTTCTTCCATCTCAAGTACATatgcatgtgtgtgtgtatatatatatatatatatatatatatatatatatatatatatatatatggttgtgAAAAGATTTGttcttcatttttccttttaGATTTATAAACAATATTGTTACTTTGATATGAGAAGATCTAAATCTTGGAATGGTACAAGTAGCAAAGCATGTCGAAATAAATTGAGGAGAGATAAACTAAATGACAAGTATACATTTTTTCTGCAACGTGTCCTCTTCAGTCTTTATCAtttctgtcacaactagaaactttgtgtcttgtaatcactacactcaagtaaaatgtagaatcaaaaacttaagagcatgtatgatgcttactctatgacaacaaaatttcaatccaatacaccatacaagtattaCAAatggtcaataagcaattggaaaccctaaaagtccttgcttagatctattttggactaggacttccttattgggcccaatggaccaataagcttccaatttgaccatcttgggtttagaactcttaaatgaactctaattggacccatttccatttaattcaatattttgggccaaaatgggcctagaatgaaataaaacaccctaatggaccttattgggtcaCAACAAACTTatatagccctaatggatcataaTAATTATTCCTTgatttattgggccgaaaattttcataattaagtcataatatgggcttaaaCATAAGAAGCCCAATATTCTTCCTTTCCTTTCTCCACTTCTCGACCCAACAACCCAACATGGAAGAGGGTTGACTTTCaattgccacctcattattacctcatggttctccatgcaacctatctcatacttccatgcatatATCACCTCAAGAtctatttctttctctctctcttgctctcggccgactttaagcacacacacacacacatttcactcatcatttctctcaagaaactctctcatttctcctcctaaatttcgagatctaaggagcTTTCAAGAAAATATCTCCACAAATTCTCCACTTAAGCTAAGATCAAGTTAGGATCTATGATTTTGGTACTTTGTTTCATCAAAATCTtcttctaatccatgtaaaagtcttgatcactctcctagaaactctctaagttcgagatcttccaaggagggGTACTAAGGCCAAACTTTCTTCTCACTTCTTCTAAaagccgaaaccacacccaaaggtgagcttcataccccctatttttcggtttttatgagttttgtggggggggggggaatacaagcaaatttgTAGATCTATGGGTATATGTacgctttgtgtgatttctatgtttatattcatatttttatgagattgtggtgttggatctagtcaaaaagtccttaaaactgaaatttgcattaggatgtatgaaacaagtataaaacatattattacacacaaatcatttctagaaaaataactaagttggttaatatgaactccttgggctaaaaatcccatttttggactcaaaatgttaaaaatataaggttaaaggggccaaaatgacaaaatactaattttgatggatgaaatgagtcaaaacagtttcaataatgtattttctggaaatattctcttttgaaggattaaaatgtgaaattttaagcataatgggccaaaaatgaacttttcggcccaataaagcccaaaatgcgagattttcaaattagaggggctgaaactgtatttttctgtaaaacaggggactaatagtgctccaagtccttttcaagggttaaaaatacttttcatatttaaaagggaccaaagatgcaaaaaatttctattttgggccaaaagtgtaaaaattgcgaaaataaaggtttcagccgagaaaatttcattttgagggactaaaactgtttttcaaataactttgagctgaaaaataccttttctacaagttttgatactaaagtgtcaaaaaaagtggtttaaggactaaaatagaaattcttttatacaaagggtcaaaagtgtaaatttatccaaaagaaaagGGGCTGCAGAAAGTAAAATTCTAATGCTTTAAACAATAAACccgacatgatgaaatactagtacctcgactatcggtgaaatataatacaccttcaacaccaaaatcgttatcaaacgaattgattcggtctcgaatcaataacgaatccgaaattaataacacgacgatacttcaatacacacgcggaaacctcaggaattcaatacacacatggaaatttcgggaagtcaatacacacgtgggaatacaccagacgtcgatacaccgtctttgggcccgaaagtttcaaatcgtgcttgttgggcctagctagcccaatgacatgatctttaggcccgaaggaaactcgcttacatgtagttgggtcttatatgacctaatttcgtgtaaaaggacttttacaggctttgtgctgttgggccccaagggtcctctggtactgctagtaaagtcgagaattcaccaaatgcgagtcgggctgagggcccttcgcattcacgatagccttgaacgacttatggaaatatcgggggggcttcgcaccctcttttcctcctcggttgtggggctatgagaagtccgggtgattggattaagtgaatagtgcgaactacgcctaagggatcgtttgtatagttgtaaactagtcattttcattaatgtgtgtttataacaattcacaacccgTAATGAATCCAATGTCACCGGGACTCAATGAATACACACATCGCAacgaaataacaaaatataaaacacttgattcaaagtattaggaaaatatcgggttttcctagggttttcaattaatacacctacgagatgcataccgagttttacaaattgtacttttacatttatagaaacaaacaagcatacttacggatcttcacactttttatactatgctcttttcagaaaatatcagattttttggtgattttcaaaacaatacaaaccactatatttcaaacattacttatgaactcaccaacatttcatatgttgacgtttttcaaaatacttgtattctcaggtaacaggtaaatcgaaaaggaaaaatgtattaagtaacgtcttgctgttgttttaattagtatcgaacaatttacttttgggcatgtaatattatggatcaatttattgaatgtaaacgctaccagttgtaatatttcaatgcttagtaatgtatgatgttatgtttcatgtatattcattgtgatggtattcaattgagtcacaatagccctcggatgtttccgccgtctggttcgggggtgtgacgggttggtatcagagctctgtttatagtgaactagcatatctaaccatacattgatatgcaactataaaccaaaagagggactaacacaactctgaacaaaacaagtaaaatacaataataaaacacctttgcttgcattaggaataaagaacataacgccgaaccaaacaagataatgctagtatctcggttaattcaggactgttcttagtggtaccaaggagtggatgtagcctgatcaactacatcctctccaaagtataactaacacacgttctgatgagatcgtgatagctagggaacctaaaactatacccctttatcaccaaaaagagaacgcctGCTTAGTCTGTACCatagttgtagcatcctaggaataatgttagcatgtTTACATACtcacgcagacagcatggctggttttcatcaccccggagatccttatttccctaatcagggaaataacggatggttagaggaagagcctgaggaagagcctgaggaagaccccgaagaggaatctgacggggaactgGAAGCaggagtcgagggcgagcctgccgaaccagaaGAAGATGAAGGGAGCTTTGAGGAGGAACCCGAtgacagtgaagggggtgattcggacgcggagcccgaagtcatcaaccccccttacccgatcagggtgcctgcttaccgtgtgggccccactggtcctacccctccctcgggtattgatctttggagatggagcagacagtggggacagcgacccccgttcggcatgtcgcgcgagttctttgacctgagggacggaggaccggccgatcgagccctaccggtcatggtgagacgattacagAACACTGGCGATCTGGCTCAGGGCACTACTGATCAGGTACGctagttgtggactagggtcgagcgtgcggaacaggagacacgtgacgtccttcgggagttccacatgaggcaggtaaggtgggagtctcgactctaGGACGCAGAACGactggtggctcgtcttcagggagcatccacatcctcgacaccacctccggacgcagctcatcgcggttagggatagacttatcttagtaggtcattaggaactatgctatgtaccccgactctatgtttaagtgactacactactcatagagccgttatgctgtcgaactagtgtcactcatgtatgctcttacgagcaaaattttcatgtatcaaatgcggatagtattagtaaacttttacgtgctttgttatgatattacaaattgctatgtgttgcgaatctatggTTGTATGCTAAATGGTAGGAGTgtttaagttcgtaccatgcacctagtcagtagggtcacaacctcccagaaaccccaaacactcaacatctttccgtttcatgacagaaagatgcctcgccgacctactcgcggaaaccctggactaaccccacccgaagttgactccactgcattccaggtggccgtgtctgctg
This window encodes:
- the LOC111910452 gene encoding protein NSP-INTERACTING KINASE 2 isoform X2 is translated as MDLEPLFLCLLALFFTSWASSATALLSPKGVNFEVQALMNIKNGLKDPHSVLNWDADAVDPCSWTMITCSSDKLVIGLGSPSQNLSGFLSPSIGNLTNLQTVLLQNNRIVGPIPYELGMLPKLQTLDLSNNMFNGEIPSSLADIKTLQYLRLNNNSLTGQIPQALANLTQLTFLDLSFNNVSGPVPKFQAKTFNVMGNPIICATGTAQDCNGTSPMSTSLSFNAQQKLNPSVMPKSHKMALAFGTSLGCFCLLFFGFGFVFWWRRRHNQQVFFDINEQYRDEICLGNLRRFQFRELQVATKNFTSKNILGKGGFGIVYKGVLSDGTVVAVKRLRDGNTVGGEIQFQTEVEMISLAVHRNLLRLYGFCMTSSERLLVYPYMSNGSVASRLKVKPALDWGTRKRIALGAARGLLYLHEQCDPKIIHRDVKAANILLDDYCEAVVGDFGLAKLLDHHDSHVTTAVRGTVGHIAPEYLSTGQSSEKTDVFGFGILLLELITGERALEFGKSANQKGVMLDWVKKIHHENKLDLLVDKDLKNDYDRIELEEMVQVALLCTQYQPNQRPKMSEVARMLEGDGLAEKWEAAKRVESNRGRPNEFLSSERYSDLTDDFSLLGQAMELSGPR
- the LOC111910452 gene encoding protein NSP-INTERACTING KINASE 2 isoform X1, which gives rise to MDLEPLFLCLLALFFTSWASSATALLSPKGVNFEVQALMNIKNGLKDPHSVLNWDADAVDPCSWTMITCSSDKLVIGLGSPSQNLSGFLSPSIGNLTNLQTVLLQNNRIVGPIPYELGMLPKLQTLDLSNNMFNGEIPSSLADIKTLQYLRLNNNSLTGQIPQALANLTQLTFLDLSFNNVSGPVPKFQAKTFNVMGNPIICATGTAQDCNGTSPMSTSLSFNAQQIELNPSVMPKSHKMALAFGTSLGCFCLLFFGFGFVFWWRRRHNQQVFFDINEQYRDEICLGNLRRFQFRELQVATKNFTSKNILGKGGFGIVYKGVLSDGTVVAVKRLRDGNTVGGEIQFQTEVEMISLAVHRNLLRLYGFCMTSSERLLVYPYMSNGSVASRLKVKPALDWGTRKRIALGAARGLLYLHEQCDPKIIHRDVKAANILLDDYCEAVVGDFGLAKLLDHHDSHVTTAVRGTVGHIAPEYLSTGQSSEKTDVFGFGILLLELITGERALEFGKSANQKGVMLDWVKKIHHENKLDLLVDKDLKNDYDRIELEEMVQVALLCTQYQPNQRPKMSEVARMLEGDGLAEKWEAAKRVESNRGRPNEFLSSERYSDLTDDFSLLGQAMELSGPR